One Helicoverpa zea isolate HzStark_Cry1AcR chromosome 20, ilHelZeax1.1, whole genome shotgun sequence genomic region harbors:
- the LOC124640275 gene encoding serine/threonine-protein phosphatase 5 yields MATNEEITGPISQEDIEAADKLKNEANEYFKKQSYNNAIELYSKAIEKNPKNAVYFANRSIANLRLENFGYALSDASKAIELDRAYTKAYYRRAAAYMSLGKYKLALKDFEFVTKVRPNDQDAKMKYTECNKIVKKIAFEKAISVDKKEVNIADSINLDAMTIEDEYVGPALEDGKVTLKFVTELMEFYKQQKKLHKKYAYKILIDVKAYLQKQPSLVDIKVADEAKFTVCGDIHGQYYDLMNIFKLNGLPSETNPYLFNGDFVDRGSFSVECIFTLFSFKLLFPDHFYMSRGNHETLDMNRMYGFRGEVSSKYTSQMADLFTEVYNWLPLAHCINSRVMVMHGGLFSKDDVTLDDIRKVDRNKQPPEDGIMCELLWSDPQPMMGRAPSKRGVGCQFGPDVTNTFLQRNGLDYVIRSHEVKNDGYEVAHDGKCITVFSAPNYCDTMGNLGAFITMNGKDLKPNFTTYEAVPHPDVKPMAYANSFFNMLCQ; encoded by the exons ATGGCTACTAATGAAGAAATTACCGGGCCTATCTCCCAAGAAGACATAGAGGCAGCGGACAAATTGAAGAATGAAGCTAATGAGTAttttaaaa AACAGAGTTACAATAATGCCATCGAGTTGTATTCAAAAGCTATTGAGAAGAACCCGAAGAATGCGGTGTACTTCGCAAATAGGAGTATAGCTAACTTGAGGCTGGAGAACTTTGGTTACGCCCTGAGCGATGCGTCGAAGGCGATAGAACTGGACCGAGCGTACACGAAGGCCTATTACAGACGGGCGGCGGCATACATGTCCCTAGGAAAGTACAAACTAGCGCTTAAGGATTTTGAATTC GTAACCAAAGTTAGGCCAAATGACCAAGATGCAAAAATGAAGTACACTGAATGCAATAAGATAGTTAAGAAAATTGCCTTCGAAAAGGCAATTTCTGTTGACAAGAAGGAGGTCAACATAGCTGACTCTATCAACTTAGACGCCATGA CCATTGAAGATGAATATGTCGGTCCAGCACTTGAGGATGGGAAGGTGACCCTCAAGTTTGTCACTGAGCTGATGGAGTTCTATAAACAACAGAAGAAATTACATAAGAAATATGCTTACAAG ATACTCATTGATGTCAAAGCCTACCTACAAAAGCAACCGTCTCTGGTAGACATCAAAGTTGCTGATGAAGCCAAGTTCACTGTCTGCGGAGACATCCACGGCCAGTACTATGACTTGATGAACATATTCAAGTTGAACGGTCTACCTTCGGAGACCAATCCTTACCTCTTCAACGGAGACTTTGTGGACCGAGGATCATTCAGTGTGGAGTGTATTTTTACACTGTTCAGTTTTAAGTTGCTGTTCCCCGATCATTTCTATATGTCTCGAG GAAACCACGAAACCCTGGACATGAACCGCATGTACGGCTTCCGAGGTGAAGTTTCCTCCAAATACACATCTCAAATGGCTGATTTGTTCACCGAGGTGTACAACTGGCTGCCACTAGCCCACTGCATCAATAGCCGGGTGATGGTGATGCATGGCGGTCTGTTCTCCAAGGATGACGTCACGCTCGATGATATCAGGAAGGTGGACAGGAATAAGCAGCCGCCTGAGGATG GTATCATGTGCGAGCTCCTCTGGTCTGACCCTCAACCCATGATGGGCCGCGCCCCGTCCAAGCGCGGCGTGGGCTGCCAGTTCGGTCCCGATGTCACCAACACGTTCTTACAACGTAACGGCTTGGACTACGTCATTAGAAGCCATGAGGTCAAGAACGATGGGTACGAAGTCGCTCATGATGGAAAGTGCATCACGGTGTTCTCTGCACCTAATTACTG TGATACAATGGGTAACCTCGGTGCTTTCATCACAATGAATGGCAAAGACTTGAAACCGAACTTCACTACTTATGAAGCTGTG CCACATCCAGACGTAAAGCCGATGGCGTACGCGAACTCATTCTTCAACATGCTGTGCCAATGA
- the LOC124640299 gene encoding uncharacterized protein LOC124640299: MDNYIIYLSFDFRGFVPSFQRTEDQLAEPSARVEKNRDERDNQADRTQRFGISSYGSTGGGGYGSTAPGLYGPVKIDLGGVLIGSILGFGAVIILPKIIHALSYSYGGGYGRSLETDFGQVSEVFGKIDDMLSRYNVDSTACMQRLACSYVQLANENMVNGNATDFDVLLSSVSNNTLVSRMLDGTAVFEAVSAGRSLDSDCHSLYHKCKLDKKTVVKMLTQLVPS, translated from the exons ATGG ACAATTACATAATCTATCTCAGTTTTGATTTCAGAGGCTTCGTGCCCAGTTTTCAGCGGACTGAGGATCAGCTGGCCGAGCCTTCAGCCAGGGTTGAGAAGAACAGAGATGAGAGAGACAACCAGGCTGATAGGACGCAGAGATTTGGCATCTCTTCTTATGGCAGCACTGGG GGTGGTGGCTACGGCAGCACAGCTCCTGGCCTATACGGACCAGTGAAGATAGATCTTGGCGGAGTTCTCATAGGGTCCATCCTGGGCTTCGGAGCAGTCATCATCCTGCCTAAGATTATTCATGCCTTATCTTACAGCTATGGCGGTGGATATGGACgta GTCTAGAAACGGACTTCGGCCAAGTATCAGAAGTATTCGGCAAGATAGACGATATGCTGAGCAGATACAACGTGGACTCCACGGCTTGTATGCAACGGCTGGCCTGTTCGTATGTGCAGCTGGCGAACGAGAACATGGTGAACGGAAACGCTACTGACTTTGATGTTCTTTTGTCTTCTGTGTCCAA CAACACATTGGTAAGCCGCATGCTGGACGGCACGGCAGTCTTCGAAGCAGTATCAGCAGGTCGGTCTCTTGACTCCGACTGCCACTCACTCTACCACAAATGTAAGCTGGACAAGAAAACAGTTGTCAAAATGCTCACTCAACTTGTGCCCTCGTAA
- the LOC124640273 gene encoding piggyBac transposable element-derived protein 3-like has product MLVYFLKKCVTDRMQMPRHVLSTHEIADALEAFDDDEDVQGIDIYMDPPCDGTISDGDSGEEDCDSLNRLNRHQLLAPAEMVLRQRDEPFEDNTSIDEVIASPSPSSEHLESISTPSGPSLHRSRRSRPVEIPTMITDSERSFSNVRTNRTPRGDGPSSERSRQANMRPRKWIKRDLCTQQSEWSPPLPRAVLTLTKESEPIEFFELFFSEDVIRYMVRHTVMYAVEKHNYNFCLSGDELNCFIGIILLSGYSPLPRRRMYWESNEDTHNILIAKSMRRNRFEEIFRYFHVADNSNLRKGDKMAKIRPLFNLMNKKFLMYAPIEKNISIDESMIPYYGRHGCKQHIHGKPIRFGFKAWVAATRLGYCLQAELYEGRSEARDTGLGEHVVTKLTNTVKTEYPDTPFSVYCDNFFTCPSLLSSLQEKNVKITGTARQNRIDKCPLMDAKSCKKQPRGFYDYRLDTNDKICAVRWNDNNVVTMLSNEFGVHPVQKARRYSVAAKQKIDIDQPNVVHQYNRFMGGVDRLDANVGVYRIAIRGKKWYMPILMWLIDVVVNNATLLARSHGANVDTLEFRRSIARTLLLKYGNMRSQPGPRQQVRTNVPVSVRKYSAQHIILTGQVRKRCALCKNKTVKMCRKCNVNLHDKCFAEFHS; this is encoded by the exons ATGCTTGTTTATTTCTTGAAAAAGTGTGTGACCGATCGGATGcaaat gcCTCGACACGTACTCTCAACACATGAAATAGCCGATGCCCTGGAGGCCTTTGACGACGATGAAGATGTTCAGGGCATCGATATTTACATGGATCCGCCTTGCGATGGTACCATATCGGATGGTGATTCAGGTGAAGAAGATTGTGATAGTCTGAATCGATTGAATCGTCATCAATTACTTGCGCCGGCTGAGATGGTATTACGACAACGTGATGAACCTTTTGAAGATAATACAAGTATCGATGAGGTAATAGCCAGTCCTAGTCCTAGTTCTGAGCACCTAGAATCCATTTCCACGCCATCGGGACCCAGTCTACACAGGTCACGACGTTCTCGTCCAGTTGAGATACCGACGATGATCACGGATTCAGAACGTTCTTTTTCGAATGTGCGTACCAACAGGACCCCTAGGGGTGATGGCCCTTCTTCAGAACGCAGTAGACAGGCCAACATGAGGCCACGTAAATGGATAAAGCGAGATCTTTGTACTCAACAAAGTGAGTGGTCACCTCCACTGCCACGAGCAGTTCTAACACTCACCAAGGAAAGTGAACCAATAGAgttctttgaattattttttagtgAAGATGTTATAAGGTATATGGTCAGGCATACCGTAATGTACGCTGTTGAAAAGCACAACTATAATTTCTGCCTATCGGGGGATGAACTGAACTGTTTTATAGGTATAATACTTCTCAGTGGTTACTCGCCTTTACCAAGGCGGCGTATGTATTGGGAATCCAACGAGGATACGCACAATATTTTGATTGCGAAGTCGATGAGGCGAAATCGTTTTGAAGAGATTTTTAGATATTTCCATGTTGCTGACAACAGCAACCTACGTAAAGGAGATAAAATGGCAAAAATTCGGCCTTTGTTCAACCTCATGAACAAAAAATTTCTAATGTATGCTCCCATCGAAAAAAACATAAGTATCGATGAGTCAATGATACCATATTATGGACGTCATGGCTGTAAGCAGCACATACATGGAAAACCAATCCGTTTCGGCTTCAAAGCATGGGTGGCAGCGACTCGCTTAGGATACTGCTTACAAGCTGAGTTATATGAAGGAAGATCTGAAGCGCGAGATACAGGCCTAGGGGAACATGTTGTTACTAAATTGACGAATACAGTCAAGACTGAATACCCTGATACACCTTTTTCTGTTTATTGTGACAACTTTTTTACATGTCCCAGTTTACTAAGttctttacaagaaaaaaacgtaaaaataacTGGAACTGCTCGTCAAAATAGAATAGACAAGTGTCCACTAATGGATGCTAAGTCTTGCAAAAAGCAGCCCAGAGGATTTTATGATTACAGATTGGACAcaaatgataaaatatgtgcTGTACGATGGAATGACAACAACGTCGTAACGATGTTGTCAAATGAATTTGGAGTCCACCCTGTTCAAAAGGCACGTCGATATTCAGTTGCTGCTAAACAGAAAATCGATATTGATCAGCCAAATGTTGTTCACCAGTACAACCGATTTATGGGTGGAGTAGATAGACTTGATGCTAATGTCGGCGTTTACCGGATTGCCATCAGAGGAAAAAAATGGTATATGCCCATATTGATGTGGTTGATTGACGTCGTTGTGAACAATGCTACTTTACTCGCTAGATCACACGGGGCAAACGTAGACACTTTGGAATTTCGTCGATCTATTGCAAGAACTTTACTCCTGAAATATGGGAATATGAGATCTCAACCTGGGCCACGTCAGCAAGTGAGAACAAATGTACCCGTTTCTGTTAGAAAATATTCAGCTCAACATATAATCCTCACCGGTCAGGTCAGAAAACGATGtgcattatgtaaaaataaaacagtcaaaATGTGTCGTAAATGTAACGTCAATTTACATGACAAATGTTTTGCTGAATTTCATTCGTAG
- the LOC124640277 gene encoding uncharacterized protein LOC124640277 isoform X2: MNSAHGLLDFPLVNINPASLALGGAVVLGTSIVVPFLLKYYAYEASGRYARILDNAEFGADAVLDFAQQMMSGSHGFRGCPLKIACWAAQQEYVNTRVVLNHIVNNRLLSSMVNSSAVEDAMLSGMHGRSCSSYGPCPLQERHLPILMNNLAVLTNTPGFK, from the exons ATGAATTCAGCACACGGCCTTTTG GATTTCCCATTAGTAAACATCAACCCAGCTTCTCTGGCGCTGGGCGGCGCCGTGGTTTTGGGGACCAGTATCGTGGTACCCTTCCTCCTCAAGTACTACGCGTATGAAGCCAGTGGACGATACGCCAGGA TTCTAGATAACGCAGAATTCGGAGCTGATGCAGTCCTGGATTTCGCTCAGCAGATGATGTCAGGCAGCCACGGGTTCCGAGGCTGTCCCCTCAAGATCGCGTGCTGGGCAGCACAACAGGAGTACGTTAACACAAGAGTGGTCCTCAATCATATTGTGAA CAACCGCCTCCTCTCATCGATGGTGAACTCCTCAGCAGTGGAAGACGCGATGCTGTCAGGGATGCATGGCCGCAGCTGCAGCAGTTACGGGCCCTGCCCGCTGCAGGAGCGCCATCTACCTATACTGATGAACAACCTGGCTGTACTTACTAACACGCCGGGGTTCAAATGA
- the LOC124640277 gene encoding uncharacterized protein LOC124640277 isoform X1, whose amino-acid sequence MLHFLNFYLIRSVSVLQDFPLVNINPASLALGGAVVLGTSIVVPFLLKYYAYEASGRYARILDNAEFGADAVLDFAQQMMSGSHGFRGCPLKIACWAAQQEYVNTRVVLNHIVNNRLLSSMVNSSAVEDAMLSGMHGRSCSSYGPCPLQERHLPILMNNLAVLTNTPGFK is encoded by the exons ATGCTCCATTTTTTAAACTTCTATTTAATTCGATCTGTCTCTGTTCTTCAGGATTTCCCATTAGTAAACATCAACCCAGCTTCTCTGGCGCTGGGCGGCGCCGTGGTTTTGGGGACCAGTATCGTGGTACCCTTCCTCCTCAAGTACTACGCGTATGAAGCCAGTGGACGATACGCCAGGA TTCTAGATAACGCAGAATTCGGAGCTGATGCAGTCCTGGATTTCGCTCAGCAGATGATGTCAGGCAGCCACGGGTTCCGAGGCTGTCCCCTCAAGATCGCGTGCTGGGCAGCACAACAGGAGTACGTTAACACAAGAGTGGTCCTCAATCATATTGTGAA CAACCGCCTCCTCTCATCGATGGTGAACTCCTCAGCAGTGGAAGACGCGATGCTGTCAGGGATGCATGGCCGCAGCTGCAGCAGTTACGGGCCCTGCCCGCTGCAGGAGCGCCATCTACCTATACTGATGAACAACCTGGCTGTACTTACTAACACGCCGGGGTTCAAATGA
- the LOC124640276 gene encoding uncharacterized protein LOC124640276: protein MGWLWNATDVPGIKGKPPITMRRGWSPGVIGKSVAKTMTFKFARGGPDKDKNKKKKKKGTRGPGADVGGGDSEPEEPLEPKPALKVQRKGDVFTIQVNPLKDLTDIMPNEDPYVDCDPMVFKIIKKRSPEEQAKVEARKMVKLKKQRDAEIRKALAEAVEDICKCAYMDVYCNDLSAIDRVIDSCPAFKDPECICQEESLSSLSSNATWDIEYTPPFGCFDLAPRKRKMFIHVETQYIPADAGIVEPPPPKPRCKRSCASIRPRKRISKKSCCGPCGV from the exons ATGGGCTGGTTGTGGAATGCAACAGACGTGCCTGGCATAAAG GGAAAACCACCAATCACCATGCGCCGAGGATGGTCACCGGGCGTCATTGGTAAAAGCGTGGCTAAAACCATGACCTTCAAGTTTGCACGAGGTGGCCCAGACAAAGATAAgaataaaaagaagaagaagaaagggACCAGGGGACCAGGTGCTGATGTAGGCGGAGGCGACTCCGAGCCTGAAGAACCTTTGGAACCCAAACCAGCACTCAAAGTACAGAGGAAAGGCGATGTTTTTACTATTCAG GTGAATCCCTTGAAGGATTTGACTGACATCATGCCAAATGAAGACCCTTACGTAGACTGCGATCCCATGGTCttcaaaatcattaaaaagaGGAGCCCAGAAGAGCAAGCGAAAGTCGAAGCTCGGAAGATGGTCAAATTAAAAAAGCAACGAGACGCAGAAATACGGAAGGCGTTGGCAGAAGCAGTGGAGGACATATGCAAGTGTGCGTACATGGACGTGTACTGTAACGACCTGTCTGCGATAGACAGAGTGATCGACAGCTGTCCTGCGTTCAAGGATCCCGAGTGCATCTGCCAGGAAGAATCTTTGAGTTCTTTGTCAAGTAATGCGACTTGGGACATAGAGTACACACCTCCGTTTGGCTGCTTCGACTTGGCTCCGAGAAAGAGGAAGATGTTCATTCACGTAGAAACACAGTACATACCAGCGGACGCGGGCATCGTGGAGCCTCCTCCACCAAAACCAAGGTGCAAGAGATCATGTGCCTCTATTCGTCCCAGAAAGAGAATATCTAAGAAGAGTTGCTGTGGCCCATGTGGAGTGTGA
- the LOC124640272 gene encoding uncharacterized protein LOC124640272, with protein sequence MEQMYLIEIFIDKVTVYVKENDEATTNKNLIIRVKFGPKVQFIIKEGQLAVNEKKDDIIETDEKTGRRQWSRTVRVGKSYLFPSYPDTILQILSKFPLEIEVWNDDDTEQDNIFVGIGSMHWDSHFFQMLKDSANACKIHEPLSIKSKTTIWAECCCSEAGNIEFILRLTALGESIITEFQQLMKDPEAFVFRTNKAPSMFQCKRVEGDDPNFTMVGSIYETTTLEDPDIVDPAHNKIEVCTELQSCGMTVRQGQFVCDHNDQDGAPKKKYKIDKIRMGDIVGPCGNKNCALAHKVKKYIRNLETYKAKAANITETKTAGSQRICGKCICKDDRWHREDCPESSQAPPIVKCEGCEGMALAGETCHDKKEKHFGTGATPKSSDTHVGYVYSLTRFPRSKQGMYGQDTIVENCFSTQFNSSVNVSNKGTRQNVCQNSEGGECSCSKSGNKSLNKHLRHTETTFTTGTNTPFLYNLDIGKSSMPRSSQVTSIGTNYNTMAYNVGTSSGNHTDTRDTKRKMQVYNCSETQEDKDCRCSPKKSAPLCKTIDCDCLSETRNILARKTHKPYCPSYKHKLNCPVTMMHEEEEQKLEEEEEQAAPLPYGLPPIQLGPCPILGRPCTVPDGFARMYKNAQLPSLPFSYSDNGKVCCSKEYERIKKAIKEYMKVEKGNDFRCINQFDVDTERRCCDKEQVLLTLMGRSCCGSHKAAIQEKYQEEEKKQP encoded by the coding sequence ATGGAGCAAATGTACCTGATCGAGATATTCATAGACAAAGTGACAGTATACGTAAAAGAAAACGACGAAGCCACCACTAATAAGAATCTTATTATCAGAGTAAAATTTGGACCTAAGGTGCAGTTCATTATTAAAGAAGGTCAACTAGCTGTGAACGAGAAGAAAGACGACATTATAGAGACTGACGAAAAGACTGGCCGCAGACAATGGTCAAGAACAGTAAGAGTTGGAAAATCATACCTGTTCCCTTCGTACCCAGATACAATATTACAAATATTGAGCAAGTTTCCACTAGAAATAGAAGTATGGAATGACGATGACACTGAACAGGACAACATATTTGTTGGTATTGGCAGTATGCACTGGGATTCACACTTTTTCCAAATGTTGAAAGACTCCGCAAATGCATGCAAGATTCATGAACCGTTATCGATTAAAAGCAAGACTACCATTTGGGCTGAATGTTGTTGTTCCGAAGCTGGTAATATCGAATTTATTCTTAGATTGACTGCTTTGGGGGAAAGCATTATTACAGAATTCCAACAGTTGATGAAAGATCCAGAGGCATTTGTATTTAGAACTAATAAAGCACCGAGTATGTTTCAATGCAAGAGAGTTGAAGGCGACGATCCCAACTTTACAATGGTTGGTTCAATTTATGAGACTACCACGTTAGAAGATCCAGATATAGTAGATCCTGCACATAATAAGATAGAGGTATGCACAGAACTGCAGAGCTGTGGAATGACCGTTAGACAAGGGCAGTTTGTGTGTGATCACAACGATCAAGATGGTGCCCCaaagaagaaatataaaattgataaaattagaATGGGTGACATTGTGGGTCCTTGTGGTAATAAAAACTGTGCACTAGCGCACAAGGTGAAAAAGTATATTAGAAACCTGGAAACCTATAAAGCGAAAGCTGCTAACATCACAGAAACGAAGACTGCCGGTAGTCAAAGGATATGCGGGAAGTGCATCTGTAAGGACGACCGCTGGCACAGAGAAGACTGTCCTGAGTCCTCCCAGGCTCCTCCGATAGTTAAGTGTGAAGGCTGTGAAGGTATGGCATTGGCTGGTGAGACTTGTCAtgacaaaaaagaaaaacactttGGTACAGGGGCCACACCTAAATCAAGTGATACGCATGTCGGTTATGTTTATAGCCTCACCAGGTTTCCACGTAGTAAGCAGGGTATGTATGGGCAAGATACAATAGTTGAAAATTGTTTCTCTACGCAATTCAATAGTTCAGTTAATGTCAGCAATAAAGGTACAAGacaaaatgtatgccaaaattCGGAAGGTGGCGAGTGCAGTTGTTCTAAATCAGGAAACAAATCTCTCAACAAACATCTCAGACACACGGAAACGACGTTCACTACTGGCACTAATACTccctttttatacaatttggaCATTGGTAAGTCGTCAATGCCGAGATCTTCTCAAGTAACAAGCATTGGAACGAATTACAACACAATGGCATATAATGTGGGAACCAGTTCGGGAAACCACACAGACACTAGAGACACTAAACGTAAAATGCAAGTTTATAATTGCTCAGAGACACAGGAGGATAAAGACTGCAGATGTAGTCCAAAAAAGTCAGCCCCTCTTTGTAAAACCATTGATTGCGACTGCTTATCAGAGACACGGAATATACTTGCTAGGAAAACACATAAGCCGTACTGTCCGTCTTACAAACACAAGCTTAACTGCCCCGTTACAATGATGCACGAGGAAGAGGAACAAAAGttggaagaagaagaagaacaagcAGCGCCTCTGCCGTACGGCTTGCCTCCCATCCAACTGGGGCCTTGTCCTATCCTGGGCAGGCCATGTACGGTACCAGACGGATTTGCCAGGATGTACAAGAACGCTCAGTTGCCGTCGCTACCGTTCAGTTACAGTGATAATGGCAAAGTGTGTTGTTCTAAGGAATACGAAAGAATAAAGAAGGCGATTAAGGAATATATGAAGGTTGAGAAAGGTAATGACTTCCGTTGCATTAACCAGTTTGACGTAGACACGGAGAGGCGCTGTTGTGACAAGGAACAAGTACTCCTGACTCTTATGGGCAGGTCATGCTGCGGTTCACATAAGGCTGCAATTCAGGAAAAGTatcaagaagaagaaaagaaacaaCCATGA